One window of the Fusobacterium perfoetens genome contains the following:
- the cbiE gene encoding precorrin-6y C5,15-methyltransferase (decarboxylating) subunit CbiE — translation MKKINVVGLGTGNIDYLTGAGIKCIKSADIVIGGERQLEDISSLLNLSQEKYILKKLSDTVEYVQEKISEKEITVVVSGDTGFYSFLNYLKKTVHNGVFNVVPGISSFQYLFAKLGETWEHYNLYSVHGREIDIPEALKNSTAGIILLTDDKNSPYYIGRILIKNNFSNIKMIVGERLSYPDEKITEFYARDIEEHKRDYKMNVLILKKEK, via the coding sequence GTGAAGAAGATTAATGTTGTAGGTCTTGGAACTGGGAATATAGATTATCTTACAGGAGCAGGAATAAAATGTATAAAGTCTGCTGATATAGTTATAGGAGGAGAGAGACAGCTTGAAGATATATCTTCACTTTTAAATTTATCACAAGAAAAATATATTTTAAAAAAACTTTCAGATACAGTGGAATATGTACAGGAAAAAATATCTGAAAAAGAAATAACTGTAGTAGTTTCAGGGGATACAGGGTTTTACAGTTTTTTGAATTATCTTAAAAAGACAGTCCATAACGGAGTTTTTAATGTAGTTCCAGGTATATCATCTTTTCAGTATCTTTTTGCTAAATTGGGAGAGACTTGGGAACATTATAATTTATACAGTGTTCATGGAAGAGAGATTGATATTCCAGAAGCTTTAAAAAACAGTACTGCAGGTATTATTCTGCTTACAGATGATAAAAATTCTCCTTATTATATAGGAAGGATTTTGATAAAAAATAATTTTTCAAATATAAAAATGATAGTTGGGGAAAGGCTTTCGTATCCTGATGAAAAAATAACAGAATTTTATGCAAGAGATATTGAAGAGCATAAAAGAGATTATAAAATGAATGTGCTTATTTTAAAAAAGGAGAAATAA
- the cbiT gene encoding precorrin-6Y C5,15-methyltransferase (decarboxylating) subunit CbiT, with translation MGHIADKEFIRGEVPMTKQEIRAVSVAKLRLEKDSVLIDVGAGTGSVGIEAATYISLGKVYAIEKKSEGIELIKENIKKFSIKNLEVIQGTAPDDLSIKKFNRMFVGGSSGRLDSIVEYFIKYSDEKSIIVINAITLETISEIKNIFEKYKITNSEIINMSVARGKKIGNYTMMYGENPIYIVTGEKGDFNE, from the coding sequence ATGGGGCATATAGCAGATAAAGAATTTATAAGAGGGGAAGTTCCCATGACAAAACAAGAAATAAGAGCTGTGTCTGTAGCAAAGTTAAGATTAGAAAAAGACTCAGTTCTTATTGATGTGGGAGCTGGAACAGGATCAGTTGGAATAGAGGCAGCTACATATATTTCTTTAGGAAAAGTCTATGCCATAGAGAAAAAATCTGAAGGAATAGAACTCATAAAAGAAAACATAAAGAAATTTAGTATAAAAAATTTGGAAGTAATACAAGGTACAGCTCCTGATGACTTGAGTATCAAAAAATTTAACAGAATGTTTGTGGGGGGTTCATCTGGAAGACTTGATTCAATAGTTGAATATTTTATAAAATATTCTGATGAAAAAAGTATTATTGTTATTAATGCTATAACTTTGGAAACTATTTCAGAAATAAAAAATATATTTGAAAAATATAAAATAACAAACAGTGAAATTATAAATATGAGTGTAGCCAGAGGGAAAAAAATAGGAAATTATACAATGATGTATGGAGAGAATCCAATTTACATAGTAACAGGAGAAAAAGGAGATTTTAATGAGTAA
- the cobI gene encoding precorrin-2 C(20)-methyltransferase → MSKFYGIGVGVGDPEMITIKAVNALKELDIVIVPDAGRDFESTAYSIAKNYLKENCTIINMEFSMNPDIKKRQEERIKNSKIVEEYLDTGKNVGFLTIGDPMTFSTYVYLLENISDFHEVETIAGISSFADMSSRFNLPLVMGNETLKVVPLHKKCDIKKEIESADNIVFMKVALKFKELKEAIRETGNMNNVLMVSESGKESQKIYFNLDEVDSENVPYFSTMILKKGGVEKWKKFIS, encoded by the coding sequence ATGAGTAAATTTTATGGAATAGGAGTTGGAGTAGGAGATCCTGAAATGATAACTATAAAAGCAGTGAATGCTTTAAAAGAATTAGATATAGTAATAGTTCCTGATGCAGGAAGAGATTTTGAAAGTACAGCCTATTCAATAGCTAAAAATTATCTTAAAGAGAACTGCACAATTATTAATATGGAATTTTCAATGAATCCAGATATAAAGAAAAGGCAGGAAGAAAGAATTAAAAACAGTAAAATTGTTGAAGAATATTTAGATACAGGAAAGAATGTAGGATTCTTAACAATAGGAGATCCTATGACTTTCAGTACTTATGTATATCTTCTTGAAAATATTTCAGATTTTCATGAAGTTGAAACAATAGCTGGAATTTCTTCCTTTGCTGATATGAGTTCAAGATTTAATCTTCCTCTTGTAATGGGAAATGAAACTTTAAAAGTTGTTCCTCTTCATAAAAAGTGTGATATAAAAAAAGAAATAGAAAGTGCAGATAATATTGTTTTTATGAAAGTGGCTCTTAAATTTAAAGAACTTAAAGAAGCTATAAGAGAAACAGGAAATATGAACAATGTTTTAATGGTATCTGAATCAGGAAAAGAAAGTCAAAAAATTTATTTTAATCTTGATGAAGTTGACAGTGAAAATGTACCATATTTTTCTACAATGATTTTAAAAAAAGGAGGAGTGGAAAAATGGAAAAAGTTTATTTCATAG
- the cobM gene encoding precorrin-4 C(11)-methyltransferase produces MEKVYFIGAGPGDPELITVKGQRIIKDADVIIYAGSLVPKEVIDCHKEGAEVYNSAVLNLEEVMDIMITAAKNNKKIARVHTGDPAIFGAHREQMDILDENGIEYEVIPGVSSFLAAAAAVKKEFTLPDVSQTVICTRLEGRTPVPETESLESLASHKASMAIFLSVQMIDEVVKKLLVHYSPDTPIAVVQRATWEDEKILMGTLENISKKVKEEGINKTAQILVGRFLEEKSNYSKSKLYDKYFTHEYRTGIKK; encoded by the coding sequence ATGGAAAAAGTTTATTTCATAGGTGCTGGCCCTGGAGATCCAGAACTTATTACAGTAAAAGGGCAGAGAATTATAAAAGATGCAGATGTTATAATATATGCAGGTTCTCTTGTGCCTAAAGAAGTAATAGACTGTCACAAAGAGGGAGCTGAAGTTTATAACAGTGCTGTTTTAAATCTTGAAGAAGTTATGGATATAATGATAACTGCAGCAAAAAATAATAAAAAAATAGCAAGAGTACATACAGGAGATCCTGCTATATTTGGAGCTCATAGGGAACAAATGGATATTCTTGATGAAAATGGAATAGAATACGAAGTTATACCAGGAGTAAGTTCATTTCTTGCAGCAGCTGCAGCAGTAAAAAAAGAGTTTACTCTTCCAGATGTAAGTCAGACAGTAATATGTACGAGACTTGAAGGAAGAACTCCTGTTCCTGAAACAGAAAGCCTTGAAAGCCTTGCTTCACATAAAGCATCAATGGCAATATTTTTATCAGTGCAGATGATAGATGAAGTTGTAAAAAAACTTCTGGTTCATTATTCTCCAGATACTCCAATTGCTGTTGTTCAGAGAGCAACATGGGAAGATGAAAAAATATTAATGGGAACTCTTGAAAACATAAGTAAAAAAGTAAAGGAAGAGGGAATAAATAAAACAGCACAAATTCTTGTAGGCCGTTTCCTAGAAGAAAAATCAAACTATTCAAAATCAAAACTTTATGATAAATATTTTACTCACGAATATAGAACAGGGATAAAAAAATAA
- the cbiG gene encoding cobalt-precorrin 5A hydrolase — protein sequence MKLAVITVTNKGVDRAFSIKSKIECDIFTISKFMREGTFLIEGRLQEFYGKINLKYDTFLFITAAGIAVRTIAPFIKSKDVDPAVLSMDEEGNFIISLLSGHLGGANEAAVILSEITGSVPVISTASDVSGKIAADTIALKINGKLESLESAKKVTSLVVAGKKVDIKIPENMEGENPEGVIIISNRKNIEISHIIPRNIVIGIGCRREKEGIKIIEAIRNSLEKYNLSEESIRIFTTADVKKDEKGIYEAADFFKRKVEIISCEEIKKIEKNFEQSEFVKKTIGVGAVSAPCAFITGKGKGKFLAEKLKYDGITISIFEEETKKNG from the coding sequence ATGAAACTTGCAGTTATAACAGTTACAAATAAAGGTGTAGACAGAGCTTTTTCAATAAAATCAAAGATAGAATGTGATATTTTTACAATTTCTAAATTTATGAGAGAAGGAACTTTTTTAATTGAGGGAAGGCTGCAGGAATTTTATGGAAAAATAAATTTAAAATATGATACATTTCTTTTTATAACAGCAGCAGGAATAGCAGTAAGAACCATAGCTCCTTTTATAAAATCAAAAGATGTAGATCCAGCAGTATTGAGTATGGATGAAGAGGGAAATTTTATAATTTCACTTCTTTCAGGACATCTTGGAGGAGCAAATGAAGCAGCTGTTATTTTGTCTGAAATCACAGGTTCTGTACCTGTAATTTCAACAGCTTCAGATGTATCTGGAAAAATAGCAGCAGATACAATAGCTTTAAAAATAAATGGAAAACTTGAAAGCCTTGAATCAGCTAAAAAAGTTACAAGCCTTGTTGTAGCAGGAAAAAAAGTAGATATAAAAATTCCTGAAAACATGGAAGGTGAAAATCCTGAAGGAGTAATAATAATTTCAAATAGAAAAAATATAGAAATTTCTCATATTATTCCAAGAAATATTGTGATAGGAATAGGATGTAGAAGAGAAAAAGAGGGAATAAAAATAATAGAAGCTATTAGAAATTCCCTTGAAAAATATAATCTTTCAGAAGAAAGTATCAGAATATTTACAACTGCAGATGTAAAGAAAGATGAGAAAGGAATATATGAGGCAGCAGATTTTTTTAAAAGGAAAGTTGAAATAATTTCCTGTGAAGAAATAAAGAAAATAGAAAAAAATTTTGAGCAGTCTGAATTTGTAAAGAAAACAATAGGAGTAGGAGCAGTTTCAGCTCCATGTGCTTTTATAACTGGAAAAGGAAAAGGAAAATTTTTAGCTGAAAAACTTAAATATGATGGAATAACTATTTCTATTTTTGAAGAGGAGACAAAAAAGAATGGATAA
- the cobJ gene encoding precorrin-3B C(17)-methyltransferase encodes MDKKGKIYVVGIGPGNKENMTFRAYNTIKESDIIIGHKTYIALVEKIFPDKKTVKSAMKKEVERCEETLKLAEEGNVVALISSGDAGVYGMAGIMLEVAGDSNIDVEIIPGVTSSNASASVAGAPLMHDYVTISLSNLLTDWELIKKRVALASEGDFVISLYNPRSNGRPELINEATEIILKYKSKNTPVAIVRNTGRDGESCDITTLEKMLDFEINMFTTVIIGNSKTFIKNGKMITPRGYKVD; translated from the coding sequence ATGGATAAAAAAGGAAAAATTTATGTTGTTGGTATAGGGCCTGGAAATAAAGAAAATATGACTTTCAGAGCTTATAATACCATAAAAGAATCAGATATAATAATAGGGCATAAAACTTATATTGCTCTTGTGGAAAAAATATTTCCAGATAAGAAAACAGTAAAATCTGCGATGAAAAAGGAGGTGGAAAGATGTGAAGAAACTTTAAAACTTGCAGAAGAAGGAAATGTTGTAGCCCTTATTAGTTCAGGAGATGCAGGAGTATATGGAATGGCAGGAATAATGCTTGAAGTTGCAGGAGATTCAAATATTGATGTGGAAATTATTCCAGGAGTGACATCTTCAAATGCTTCAGCTTCAGTTGCAGGAGCTCCACTTATGCATGATTATGTTACAATATCTTTAAGTAATCTTCTTACAGATTGGGAACTTATAAAAAAGAGAGTGGCTCTTGCTTCAGAAGGAGATTTTGTAATTTCTCTTTATAATCCAAGAAGTAACGGAAGACCTGAGCTTATAAATGAAGCTACAGAAATTATACTTAAATATAAAAGCAAAAACACTCCTGTTGCTATTGTAAGAAATACTGGACGGGACGGAGAAAGCTGTGACATTACAACACTTGAAAAAATGCTAGATTTTGAAATAAATATGTTTACCACAGTTATAATCGGAAATTCAAAAACTTTTATAAAAAATGGAAAAATGATAACACCGAGAGGATATAAGGTAGATTAA
- the cobK gene encoding precorrin-6A reductase codes for MDWIIGGTKDSRDFINILSEDKNIDLKNIILTTASDYGKKLAEESGVYAMSLPMNEEQMKIFISEYSIKRIFDLSHPYAQEVSLNAMRAAESQKIEYFRFERENLGYKNSIDFTSAEEMARFIEKLEGNILVTLGSNNIHEFKNLKNLENIYFRILPVSESIEKAEKAGIKAKNIIGIQGPFSKEFNKAIYKNYNIKYVVTKESGATGGEAEKMEAAYEMGVVPLVLKRPKIQYTWVTCEMKKIREKFKEGY; via the coding sequence ATGGATTGGATAATAGGCGGGACAAAAGACTCAAGAGATTTTATAAATATTTTATCAGAAGATAAAAATATAGATTTAAAAAATATTATTCTTACTACAGCAAGTGATTATGGAAAAAAACTTGCAGAAGAAAGTGGGGTATATGCAATGTCCCTGCCTATGAATGAAGAACAGATGAAAATATTTATTTCTGAATACAGCATAAAAAGAATTTTTGATTTAAGCCACCCTTATGCACAGGAGGTATCTCTAAATGCAATGAGGGCAGCAGAAAGCCAGAAAATAGAATATTTTCGTTTTGAAAGAGAAAACCTTGGATATAAAAATAGTATAGACTTTACTTCAGCAGAGGAAATGGCAAGGTTTATTGAAAAACTTGAAGGAAATATTCTTGTTACTTTAGGAAGTAATAATATTCATGAATTTAAAAATTTAAAAAATCTTGAAAATATATATTTCAGGATTCTGCCTGTTTCTGAATCTATAGAAAAAGCAGAAAAAGCAGGAATAAAAGCAAAAAATATAATTGGAATTCAAGGGCCTTTTTCAAAAGAATTTAATAAGGCAATTTATAAAAATTATAATATAAAATATGTGGTTACAAAAGAGAGCGGAGCAACAGGAGGAGAAGCTGAAAAAATGGAAGCAGCTTATGAAATGGGAGTTGTTCCTTTAGTTCTTAAAAGACCAAAAATACAATATACATGGGTTACATGTGAAATGAAAAAAATAAGAGAAAAGTTTAAGGAAGGATATTAA
- the hemC gene encoding hydroxymethylbilane synthase: MLRNKIVIGTRGSILAMAQTELVVQMLKEKFPQMIFEIKVIVTTGDKDMRTNWGDKSVSLKSFFTKEIEKELLEKDIDLAVHSMKDMPAVSPEGLICGAIPIREDNRDVFVSRTGKKLMDLPENPVIGTSSLRRAVSIKDLRPDAEIKPIRGNIHTRLNKLETEGFDGIVLAAAGLIRVGLQDRITQFFSKDEVMPAPAQGALCVQCREDDKEILEMLEKIVDKDTTEVIAVEREFSRIFDGGCHTPMGCAAEIVGDEIIIKGIYYNGEKLYRGTHRGKREKGIILADELADKIRGNING, from the coding sequence ATGTTAAGAAATAAAATAGTAATAGGTACAAGAGGAAGTATACTTGCAATGGCTCAGACAGAGCTTGTAGTTCAAATGCTTAAAGAAAAATTTCCTCAAATGATATTTGAAATAAAAGTAATAGTAACTACAGGGGATAAAGATATGAGAACAAACTGGGGAGATAAAAGTGTATCTCTAAAAAGTTTTTTCACTAAAGAGATAGAGAAAGAACTTTTAGAAAAAGATATAGATCTTGCAGTTCACTCAATGAAAGATATGCCTGCTGTAAGTCCTGAAGGGTTAATTTGTGGAGCAATTCCAATAAGAGAGGATAACAGAGATGTTTTTGTTTCAAGAACAGGAAAAAAACTTATGGATCTTCCTGAAAATCCTGTAATAGGAACAAGTTCTTTAAGAAGAGCTGTTTCAATTAAAGATTTAAGACCAGATGCAGAAATAAAACCTATAAGAGGAAATATTCATACAAGATTAAATAAACTTGAAACAGAAGGATTTGATGGAATAGTTCTTGCAGCAGCAGGACTTATAAGAGTTGGACTTCAGGACAGAATAACACAATTTTTTTCAAAAGATGAAGTTATGCCTGCTCCTGCTCAGGGAGCTCTTTGTGTTCAGTGCAGAGAAGATGATAAAGAAATTTTAGAAATGCTTGAAAAAATAGTAGATAAAGATACAACAGAAGTAATAGCAGTTGAAAGAGAATTTTCAAGAATTTTTGATGGAGGATGTCATACTCCTATGGGATGTGCAGCAGAAATTGTAGGAGATGAAATAATAATAAAAGGAATTTATTATAACGGAGAGAAATTATATAGAGGAACACACAGAGGAAAAAGAGAAAAAGGAATCATTCTGGCAGATGAACTGGCAGATAAAATTAGAGGGAATATAAATGGATAA
- the cobA gene encoding uroporphyrinogen-III C-methyltransferase, with amino-acid sequence MDKNTKGKVYVVGAGCGDFELLTLKGKRCIEEADCIIYDRLINKRILNFAGKRTEFIYLGKENTEGGLIQSEINNKIVEKALEGKTVVRLKGGDPFVFGRGGEEIEKIAENNIPFEIVPGITSAVAVPEYAGIPVTHRGISKSFHVFTGMTAKDNKFHDFEPIAKLDGTLIFLMGMKNLNLITKELIKYGKNPKTPTAVIEKGTTGKQRVITGTLENIFDIAEKEKAVSPAVIVIGNVVSKREEFKWFEKKDLFGKNILVTRDTAQGEVFCREIEKSGGNAELLSFLKIQDKMMNFDYSVLKNYQAVLFNSPNGVRFFFEHIPDMRVLGNIKIGAVGAKTKEELEKFKINPDVMPEKYLTADLAEEILKITEPNDRILIITSDISPCDDIEWSKKYNRRFEKFVGYNTIFNLKSKKEVEKILENVEYITFLSSSAVKSFITSLEKDISCVKNLKVISIGPSTSKTLKNFKINIFSEAIDYTADGVISILRKE; translated from the coding sequence ATGGATAAAAACACAAAAGGAAAAGTTTATGTTGTAGGAGCAGGATGCGGAGATTTTGAACTTCTTACACTTAAAGGAAAAAGATGTATAGAAGAAGCTGATTGTATCATCTACGACAGACTTATAAATAAAAGAATATTAAATTTTGCCGGAAAAAGAACAGAATTTATATATCTTGGTAAAGAGAACACAGAGGGCGGACTTATTCAGTCTGAAATTAACAATAAGATTGTTGAAAAGGCTCTTGAGGGAAAAACAGTAGTAAGGCTTAAAGGAGGAGACCCTTTTGTTTTCGGAAGAGGGGGAGAAGAGATAGAGAAAATAGCAGAAAATAATATTCCTTTTGAAATAGTTCCAGGAATAACTTCTGCAGTGGCTGTACCTGAATATGCAGGAATCCCTGTTACACATAGAGGAATTTCTAAATCTTTTCATGTATTTACAGGAATGACAGCAAAAGATAATAAGTTTCATGATTTTGAACCAATTGCAAAACTTGATGGAACACTTATTTTCCTAATGGGAATGAAAAATTTAAATCTTATAACAAAAGAACTTATAAAATATGGGAAAAATCCTAAAACACCAACTGCTGTAATTGAGAAGGGGACAACTGGAAAACAGAGAGTAATAACTGGAACTCTTGAAAATATTTTTGATATAGCAGAAAAAGAGAAAGCAGTTTCTCCTGCAGTGATTGTAATAGGAAATGTTGTTTCAAAGAGAGAAGAATTTAAATGGTTTGAGAAAAAAGATCTTTTTGGAAAAAATATACTTGTTACAAGAGACACTGCACAGGGAGAAGTTTTTTGTCGTGAAATTGAAAAATCAGGGGGAAATGCAGAACTTTTATCTTTTTTAAAGATTCAGGACAAAATGATGAACTTTGATTATTCGGTTTTAAAAAATTATCAGGCAGTTCTTTTTAATTCTCCTAATGGGGTGAGATTTTTCTTTGAGCATATTCCAGATATGAGAGTTTTAGGAAATATAAAAATAGGAGCAGTTGGGGCAAAAACAAAAGAAGAACTTGAAAAATTTAAAATTAATCCTGATGTGATGCCTGAAAAATATCTTACAGCAGATCTTGCTGAAGAAATTTTAAAAATCACAGAACCAAATGACAGAATTCTTATTATAACATCAGACATATCTCCGTGTGATGACATTGAGTGGAGCAAAAAATATAACAGAAGATTTGAAAAATTTGTTGGATACAATACAATTTTTAATTTAAAGTCTAAAAAAGAAGTGGAAAAGATTTTAGAAAATGTTGAATATATAACTTTTTTAAGCTCTTCAGCTGTAAAATCTTTTATAACTAGTTTGGAAAAAGACATTTCGTGCGTAAAAAACCTAAAAGTTATATCTATCGGACCATCAACAAGCAAAACTTTAAAAAATTTTAAAATCAATATCTTTTCGGAAGCTATTGATTATACAGCAGATGGAGTGATTAGTATTTTACGAAAAGAATAA
- the ilvA gene encoding threonine ammonia-lyase: MERVTFDMIKEAAETIKGSVKRTQIIECPTMEKLTGNKVFFKLENLQKTGSFKVRGALNKIMHLTEEEKARGVIASSAGNHAQGVALGATNLGIKSTIVMPGTAPLSKVMATRGYGAEVVQVGTVYDDAYKKACEIQAETGATFLHPFDDPYVIAGQGTIGMEIIEDLENVDMVIVPIGGGGIASGIAKAVKSLKPSVKMVGVEAENAASMLEAVKQGCPCTIKTTPTIADGIAVARAGELTCEMIRDYVDEIVTVSEDDIARAILFLMEKGKVVAEGAGATPVAALLAGKIKEQGQNICCVISGGNSDINMIERIINKALILEGRKAEFNVVVPDRAGELFKVLQVLADKKANILRINQSMYKTGIKINNQVAKIVIECANAEHRNEIAVAIREAGFELRP; this comes from the coding sequence ATGGAAAGAGTAACATTTGATATGATTAAGGAAGCTGCAGAAACCATAAAAGGGTCAGTAAAAAGAACTCAAATAATAGAATGCCCTACTATGGAAAAATTAACAGGAAATAAAGTTTTCTTTAAATTAGAAAACTTACAAAAAACTGGATCTTTCAAAGTAAGAGGAGCTTTAAATAAAATTATGCACCTTACTGAAGAAGAAAAAGCAAGAGGAGTTATTGCATCTTCAGCTGGTAACCACGCTCAAGGAGTTGCACTTGGAGCAACAAATCTTGGAATAAAATCAACAATTGTAATGCCTGGAACAGCACCATTATCAAAAGTAATGGCTACAAGAGGATATGGAGCAGAAGTTGTTCAAGTAGGAACAGTTTATGACGATGCTTATAAAAAAGCATGTGAAATTCAAGCTGAAACAGGAGCTACATTCTTACATCCATTTGACGATCCTTATGTTATAGCAGGACAAGGAACAATCGGTATGGAAATTATTGAAGACCTTGAAAATGTAGATATGGTAATAGTACCTATCGGAGGAGGAGGTATTGCCTCTGGTATAGCTAAAGCTGTTAAATCTTTAAAACCATCAGTAAAAATGGTTGGTGTTGAAGCTGAAAATGCTGCATCAATGCTTGAAGCTGTTAAACAAGGATGCCCTTGTACAATAAAAACAACTCCTACAATAGCTGACGGTATTGCTGTTGCAAGAGCAGGAGAATTAACTTGTGAAATGATAAGAGACTATGTAGATGAAATCGTTACTGTAAGTGAAGATGACATCGCAAGAGCTATCTTATTCTTAATGGAAAAAGGAAAAGTTGTTGCTGAAGGAGCAGGAGCTACTCCAGTTGCAGCACTTCTTGCAGGAAAAATTAAAGAACAAGGACAAAACATTTGTTGTGTAATTTCAGGAGGAAACTCTGACATCAACATGATAGAAAGAATTATAAACAAAGCTCTTATCCTTGAAGGAAGAAAAGCTGAATTCAATGTGGTTGTTCCAGACAGAGCAGGAGAATTATTCAAAGTTCTTCAAGTTCTTGCTGACAAAAAAGCAAACATCTTAAGAATCAACCAATCTATGTATAAAACAGGAATAAAAATCAATAACCAAGTAGCTAAAATAGTTATTGAATGTGCAAACGCTGAGCACAGAAATGAAATAGCAGTAGCTATAAGAGAAGCTGGTTTTGAATTAAGACCATAG
- a CDS encoding serine/threonine protein kinase: MKKLILSLFILFGMNVFSYNFPFKNPYVATVVGTSTMMTPNIMEKIPIDIYRIGFINTRETPANLEYQKDYKFSVALQDKKAPLVFILSGTGSSATSLKTELFQRIFYTAGYHVVGVSSTMNTNSVVSLSYEKMPGILLNDGMDLYRAINRIKDIVEKKAEVSDYYLMGYSLGATHSAVLSYIDETEKDFNFKRVFLVNPAVNLYTSAAILDNMFEKAIDNDITNLFIRVNAITDNLAVLTGRDEEIKHQNPEKVLRDLGITDRDLQVGIGLVFRLNAIDINFLSDAANKRGVYVDKKIEKYEDMGVYFEKINFADFEDYMERLAVPYYQEKYGTSMTTKNLIKLTDLRVIEDYLRSADKIMAVTNRDELILTKENIKYLQDVFKGRIIVYPYGGHCGNMYYYENVKNMLNFMKGGKLVEVKK, from the coding sequence ATGAAAAAACTTATATTATCATTATTTATCTTATTTGGAATGAATGTATTTTCTTACAACTTTCCATTTAAAAATCCATATGTGGCAACTGTAGTGGGGACATCCACGATGATGACTCCAAATATCATGGAAAAAATTCCTATTGATATATACAGAATAGGTTTCATAAATACAAGAGAAACTCCTGCCAATTTGGAATATCAGAAAGACTACAAATTTTCAGTAGCCTTACAAGATAAAAAAGCACCATTAGTATTTATTTTATCAGGGACTGGTTCGTCTGCAACATCTCTTAAGACTGAACTTTTCCAAAGAATATTTTATACAGCAGGATACCACGTTGTTGGGGTTTCATCAACTATGAACACCAATTCCGTGGTATCTTTATCTTATGAAAAAATGCCTGGAATACTTTTAAATGATGGAATGGATCTTTACAGAGCCATAAACAGAATAAAAGATATTGTTGAGAAAAAGGCAGAAGTATCAGATTATTATCTTATGGGATATAGTCTTGGAGCAACTCATTCAGCTGTTCTTTCATACATTGATGAAACAGAAAAAGATTTTAATTTTAAAAGAGTATTTCTTGTAAATCCAGCTGTAAATCTTTATACTTCAGCAGCAATACTTGATAATATGTTTGAAAAGGCAATTGATAATGATATAACAAATCTTTTCATAAGAGTTAATGCAATAACTGATAATCTTGCAGTTCTTACAGGAAGAGATGAAGAGATTAAACATCAGAATCCAGAAAAAGTTTTAAGAGATTTAGGAATTACAGACAGAGATCTTCAAGTTGGAATAGGTCTTGTTTTTAGATTGAATGCAATAGATATTAACTTTTTATCAGATGCAGCCAACAAAAGAGGGGTGTATGTAGATAAAAAAATAGAAAAATATGAAGATATGGGAGTTTATTTTGAAAAGATAAACTTTGCAGACTTTGAAGATTATATGGAAAGACTAGCAGTTCCTTATTATCAGGAAAAATATGGAACATCAATGACAACTAAAAATCTTATAAAACTTACAGATTTAAGGGTTATAGAAGATTACCTTCGTAGTGCAGATAAAATTATGGCTGTAACAAACAGAGATGAACTTATTCTTACAAAAGAAAATATAAAATATCTTCAAGATGTTTTTAAAGGAAGAATAATAGTATATCCTTATGGTGGACATTGTGGAAATATGTATTATTATGAAAATGTAAAAAATATGCTGAATTTTATGAAAGGAGGTAAGTTAGTTGAAGTTAAAAAATAA